The genomic stretch cgcgtaccatgaaatggcacttctcccagttgaggattaagttggtctgttggcatctttctagaacaagagcaaggttagtcaaacaattatcaaaagacttaccaaaaactgagaaatcatccatgaatacttccatatgtTTCTCAAGCATATCTACAAAGATAGAttgcatgcatctctgaaatgtggctggggcattacataacccgaatggcattcttctataagcgaaaataccaaaagggcatgtaaatgcggtcttctcttggtcttctggtgcaacagctatctgattataccccgaatAGCCATCGAGGAAACAGTAATAAtcatgacccgctaacctttccaacatctggtcgatgaaaggtagtgggaagtgatcttttctagTTGCTAGATTCAATCTTCGGTAATCTATAcagactctccaccctgtaaccgttcttgtgggaatcaactcattcttctcattcTTGATTACCGTAGTTCCGCCTTTCTTAGGCACCACATacactggactcacccatgaactgtcagatattggatatatcatccctgcgtccaaaagttttaccacctcctttctaaccacttccttcattgctggatttagtcgtcgttgaggttggacgaccggtttgtgatcatcttccattaaGATTTTGTGCATGAAAAGCGTTGGACTTATCCCTTTCATGTCTTCAATTGACCATCCAAGagcacttttatgctttttgaggactttgacaagcttatcctcttgaaggaattcaaggtgagaacttatgatagccggacacttactttcagtgtctaaaaagacgtatttgaggttctccggtagttgctttagttcagcccccttctttggttcGTCTTTACTTCCTTCCACTAATGGTTGCCTTAGATCCTCCTATCGATTGTGGCGAGAAGTTTTGGCAAATGACgtttccatcatggctaaaacttcaCTGTCCTTTTCATCAATTATTTCCTCCTCTTCGAAGATTGATAAACTCAAGACTCTTTCCAAAGGTAGCTTCTGtgttgtcaaagacttttctttGTCACAAATTTGCtcaattacctcaatgtgttgactcgtggcaacatcatccttgtacttcatagtgtttcgcacatcaatcttcaattcttcatcataaactttcaaagTCATTGTACCCTCTTCTATGTCGATCAAGCATCTCCCGGTTTCCAGAAAAGGTCTTCccaaaatgattggtatctcttcatcttcggGCATCTCTAGAATAACAAAATCTACCGAAAACACAAACTTGTCTATTTTCACCAACACATCTTCTACCACTCCGTAGGGTCTTTTAACGGATTGGTCAGCAAACTGAAGTGTCATACGAGTATCTTGTACTTTACCTATtcccaatcttttgtaaatggctaaaggcataagactcacacttgccCCCAAATCAAtcaaagctttcttgaaagatctATCACCAATTGTGCATGGAATCGTTACTGAACCTCGATCTCTCTTTTTAACTGGGATCTTcattccctgcaaaatagcactacaagtttcagttagaataatcgggTCACTGTCGATTGTTCGCTTCTTCGAAATGATATCCTTCATGAACTTCGCATAGGTAGGCATTTGCAATAGTGCCTCTAAGAATGGAATGTTTagctcaagtttcttgaacatctctaAAAACTTCTCGAAGTTtttctcatgttgttctttcttcttatttcttgtggGAAAAGGAAGTCTAACCGCCGGTTTAGGTGTAGCAACTTTTTCTTTGACTACTCCTTCTTCGCCTATGACCTCTTTTCTCACTACCTCATTTTCTTTAATCTCCACATCTACTTCAATCAAcatatcttcttcttcagagtttTTCTCATGTGTTTCCTTCGATTTATTGCTCCTTGTTGTCACAACGTTCACATGATTATTGTCTCTAGGATTCGTAACCGTGGCACTTGGTAAAGCACCCTGTGGTTGAGTATTGGTCATTTGTTGTGCAATTTGACTCATTTGAATctccagattttttattgaagctcCTGTGTTCCTAAGAGTGCTCCTTGTTTCCTCTTGGAATTGAGAATTGTGAGTGGCCATCTTTTTAAAAGCAATTTCCCAATCcgctttctttggtacctgttgttgaccttgagttttGAACTGTTGCGGATGGTGCTGGAACTGTTGTTGATACGGaggttgttgttgtggaggtctgtACTGTTGTGTCTGAGCTAGAACTTGGAACTGGGTTGATCCTTGCTtctgaaagtttccttgttgatccttccatgcaaagttaggatgatttttccatcctggattatatgtattggcataTGGATTGTTTTGCcttaacatatgaatctgttccacctgttcttgtgttgccacacaatgcatagcaaaatgtggcccactacatatttcacaacCAACGGAGGCAGTTGGCTCAACTTGAGCTACTTTCTGTTCACcgatattcatcttcttcaatcttctctctACCTCAGccgcaatttgttcttccattttgACTACCTGATcaacaagcttcaaatcaatttttccttctggttggctcatagcgcggtcatataactcaatgtgctcattggcggcaatcgcttctatgattctcttgataccagtggttGTTGAAaagttagttgagccaccggcggcagtgtcgataagctgttttgtcttaagtCGGAGGCCATTTACAAAAGTCtacatttgctcggttgggtccatgttatgattaggacaagcaaccaaacacctcttgaaccttttgtatgcatctcccagcgattccccttctttctgcttgaaattcacaatatcatatctttttcgaataaaGACTGATGCAGGGAAATATTCATTAAGGAAAGCAgtttccatttgttgccatg from Vicia villosa cultivar HV-30 ecotype Madison, WI linkage group LG4, Vvil1.0, whole genome shotgun sequence encodes the following:
- the LOC131597368 gene encoding uncharacterized protein LOC131597368, whose translation is MATHNSQFQEETRSTLRNTGASIKNLEIQMSQIAQQMTNTQPQGALPSATVTNPRDNNHVNVVTTRSNKSKETHEKNSEEEDMLIEVDVEIKENEVVRKEVIGEEGVVKEKVATPKPAVRLPFPTRNKKKEQHEKNFEKFLEMFKKLELNIPFLEALLQMPTYAKFMKDIISKKRTIDSDPIILTETCSAILQGMKIPVKKRDRGSVTIPCTIGDRSFKKALIDLGASVSLMPLAIYKRLGIGKVQDTRMTLQFADQSVKRPYGVVEDVLVKIDKFVFSVDFVILEMPEDEEIPIILGRPFLETGRCLIDIEEEKSLTTQKLPLERVLSLSIFEEEEIIDEKDSEVLAMMETSFAKTSRHNR